Proteins from one Capricornis sumatraensis isolate serow.1 chromosome 2, serow.2, whole genome shotgun sequence genomic window:
- the LOC138096834 gene encoding olfactory receptor 11H6-like: MNVSGVNTVTEFILLSFPCSREVQVLLFVLFSVSYILTLMGNGAIVFAVKLDHRLHTPMYTLLANFSFLEMCYINTTVPNMLRNFLSETKTISFTACFLQFYFFFSMGTTETFLLPLMAFDRYLAICRPLHYPTIMSSRLCMNLVGLCWVTAFLCYPVPIYFITQLPFCGPNIIDHFVCDPGPLLALSCVPAPGIELSCSILSSLIIFITFFFILWSYTLVLRAVLRVPSAAGRRKAFSTCGSHLAVVSLFYGTIMMMYISPTSGNPAGIQKIVTLLYSSVTPLVNPLIYSLRNKDMKTALRKIQIFTKTGQSKQKLMSGPRS, from the coding sequence ATGAATGTGTCAGGAGTCAACACGGTGACTGAATTCATACTCCTGAGTTTTCCCTGCTCTAGAGAGGTTCAAGTCCTCCTCTTTGTGCTCTTCTCTGTGTCCTACATCCTGACACTGATGGGAAATGGGGCCATTGTCTTTGCAGTGAAGCTGGATCacagactccacactcccatgtACACTCTGTTGGCCAACTTCTCGTTCCTGGAGATGTGTTACATCAACACCACTGTTCCCAATATGTTAAGGAACTTTCTGTCTGAGACCAAAACCATCTCTTTCACTGCCTGCTTCCTCCAGTTCTACTTCTTCTTCTCCATGGGCACCACCGAGACCTTCTTACTGCCCCTCATGGCTTTTGATCGATACTTGGCCATCTGCCGACCTCTCCACTATCCTACCATCATGAGCAGCCGTCTCTGCATGAACTTGGTGGGCCTCTGCTGGGTAACAGCCTTCCTCTGCTATCCAGTCCCTATCTATTTCATCACACAACTTCCCTTTTGTGGCCCCAATATCATTGACCATTTTGTCTGTGATCCTGGTCCTTTACTGGCTCTATCTTGCGTCCCTGCCCCTGGAATTGAGCTTTCCTGTTCTATATTGAGCtctcttattatttttatcaccTTCTTCTTTATCCTTTGGTCCTACACCCTGGTTCTCAGAGCAGTGTTGCGTGTCCCTTCAGCTGCTGGCAGACGTAAGGCTTTCTCCACCTGTGGTTCCCACCTGGCTGTGGTATCTCTATTCTATGGAACCATCATGATGATGTACATCAGCCCAACCTCTGGAAATCCAGCTGGGATACAGAAGATTGTAACCTTGCTGTACTCATCAGTGACTCCACTTGTAAACCCACTGATCTACAGTCTCCGGAACAAGGACATGAAGACTGCCTTGAGAAAAATTCAGATATTTACAAAAACTGGCCAAAGCAAACAAAAGCTCATGAGTGGACCAAgatcataa
- the LOC138073319 gene encoding olfactory receptor 11G2-like: protein MKISNTPNTSSTITGFILLGFPCPREGQILLFGLFSAVYLLTLMGNGSIICAVCWDQRLHTPMYILLANFSFLEIWYVTSTVPNMLANFLSENKLISFSGCLLQFYFFFSLGSTECFFLAIMAFDRYLAICWPLHYPTLMTGRLCANLVISCWVLGFLWFLIPIIIISQMSFCGSRIIDHFLCDPGPLLALTCTRVPVIESTSSTLSSLLLFIPFLFIMVSYALVLQAVLKFPSAAGRRKAFSTCGSHLTVVSLFYGSVMVMYVSPTSEHDAGMQKIVTLFYSVVTPLINPVIYSLRNKDMKHAMKKLLGT, encoded by the coding sequence ATGAAAATCTCCAACACCCCCAACACCTCCAGCACCATCACTGGCTTCatcctcttgggcttcccttgcccCAGGGAGGGGCAGATTCTCCTCTTTGGGCTCTTCTCTGCTGTCTACCTCCTGACCCTCATGGGCAACGGTTCTAtcatctgtgctgtgtgctgggaTCAGagactccacacccccatgtacatCCTGCTCGCCAACTTTTCCTTCCTGGAGATCTGGTATGTCACCTCCACTGTCCCCAACATGTTGGCCAACTTCCTCTCTGAAAACAAGCTCATCTCCTTCTCTGGGTGCCTTctccagttttactttttcttctccttgggtTCTACAGAATGCTTTTTCTTGGCTATTATGGCATTTGATCGATATCTTGCCATCTGCTGGCCTCTACACTACCCCACCCTCATGACTGGACGTCTCTGTGCCAATCTTGTGATCAGCTGCTGGGTACTTGGTTTCCTCTGGTTCTTGATTCccatcatcatcatctcccaaaTGTCATTCTGTGGGTCCAGGATCATTGACCACTTCCTGTGTGACCCAGGTCCCTTGTTGGCCCTCACCTGTACTAGAGTCCCTGTAATAGAGTCAACTAGCTCCACCTTAAGTTCTCTCCTCTTATTTATCCCCTTTCTCTTCATCATGGTGTCCTATGCTCTGGTCCTACAAGCTGTGCTGAAGTTCCCTTCAGCAGCTGGACGAAGAAAAGCTTTCTCCACCTGTGGGTCCCATCTGACTgtggtttctcttttttatggATCAGTGATGGTCATGTATGTGAGCCCAACATCTGAACATGATGCTGGAATGCAGAAGATAGTGACTTTGTTTTATTCTGTAGTTACTCCACTCATTAATCCTGTAATATATAGTCTGAGAAACAAAGATATGAAACATGCTATGAAGAAATTATTAGGAACATAA
- the LOC138073334 gene encoding olfactory receptor 11G2-like translates to MKISNTFNTSSTITGFILLGFPCPREGQILLFGLFSAVYLLTLIGNGSIICAVCWDQRLHTPMYILLANFSFLEVWYVTSTVPNMLANFLSDNKLISFSGCFLQFYFFFSLGSTECFFLAIMAFDRYLAICWPLHYSTLMTGHLCTNLVISCWVLGFLWFPVPIIIISQMPFCGSRIIDHFLCDPGPLLALTCARTSAMESFWAIISSLLLFIPFLCIMGSYALVLRAVLKVPSAAGQRKAFSTCGSHLAVVSLFYGSVMVMYLSPTSEHDAGIQKLVTLFYSVGTPLINPVIYSLRNKDIKYALQKFLKIQK, encoded by the coding sequence ATGAAAATCTCCAACACCTTCAACACCTCCAGCACCATCACTGGCTTCatcctcctgggcttcccttgcccCAGGGAGGGGCAGATTCTCCTCTTTGGGCTCTTCTCTGCTGTCTACCTCCTGACCCTCATCGGCAACGGTTCTAtcatctgtgctgtgtgctgggaTCAGagactccacacccccatgtacatCCTACTCGCCAACTTCTCCTTCCTAGAGGTCTGGTATGTCACCTCCACTGTCCCCAACATGTTGGCCAACTTCCTCTCTGACAACAAGCTCATCTCCTTCTCTGGGTGCTTTctccagttttactttttcttctccctGGGTTCTACAGAATGCTTTTTCTTGGCTATTATGGCATTTGATCGATACCTTGCCATCTGCTGGCCTCTACATTACTCCACTCTCATGACTGGGCATCTCTGCACCAATCTTGTGATCAGCTGCTGGGTACTTGGTTTCCTCTGGTTCCCAGTCCccatcatcatcatctcccaaaTGCCCTTCTGTGGATCTAGGATTATTGACCATTTCCTGTGTGACCCAGGTCCTCTTCTAGCACTCACCTGTGCTAGAACCTCAGCAATGGAATCTTTTTGGGCAATCATAAGTTCTCTCCTCTTATTTATTCCTTTCCTCTGCATCATGGGGTCCTATGCTCTGGTCTTGAGAGCTGTACTGAAAGTCCCTTCAGCAGCTGGACAAAGGAAAGCTTTCTCCACCTGTGGGTCTCATCTGGCTGTGGTCTCACTCTTCTATGGTTCAGTGATGGTCATGTATCTGAGCCCAACATCTGAGCATGATGCTGGAATACAGAAGCTTGTGACTCTGTTTTATTCTGTGGGAACTCCACTCATTAATCCTGTGATCTACAGTCTGAGgaacaaagatataaaatatgcCTTGCAGAAATttctgaaaatacaaaaataa